One Ardenticatenales bacterium DNA segment encodes these proteins:
- a CDS encoding HD domain-containing protein, whose protein sequence is MSMKTLFITDLKNGDKFMDEPFLLRDVISRTTKDGQPFLRLVLSDKTGQVNGVYWDVPAQVQRWVSAGQVALVEGRVSTYRNAPQVVVTDLSAHANPDMRDFLRTSGRSREEMIAELHEEIESLNAPWQELLRHILLDEAFLPRFADAPAARRMHHAYMGGLLAHTLSMVRLAHALAAHYPYVNRDLLVSGVLLHDMGKVFEYGTDAGISVSDDGHLVGHIVRGVIIVEKAAAELDDFPADALQQLVHLIASHHGQMEWGAPVTPKTLEAILLHQIDLLDSRVQGFLDFLSEDAGNDTWSQKPSPMFGSYLQRPPNFAPNEA, encoded by the coding sequence ATGTCAATGAAAACCCTGTTTATCACGGACCTGAAGAATGGCGACAAGTTTATGGACGAACCATTCCTGCTGCGCGACGTCATCAGTCGTACGACGAAGGATGGGCAGCCGTTCTTGCGCCTGGTCCTTAGCGACAAGACCGGTCAGGTCAACGGGGTTTATTGGGATGTTCCGGCGCAGGTGCAGCGCTGGGTGAGCGCGGGACAGGTGGCGCTGGTGGAAGGGCGTGTCAGTACGTACCGCAATGCGCCGCAGGTTGTGGTCACCGACTTGTCCGCGCACGCCAATCCAGACATGCGCGATTTCTTACGCACCAGTGGGCGCTCCCGTGAAGAGATGATCGCCGAATTACACGAGGAAATTGAGAGCCTGAACGCGCCCTGGCAAGAATTGCTGCGTCATATCTTGTTGGACGAGGCGTTTTTGCCGCGCTTTGCGGATGCGCCGGCGGCGCGGCGAATGCATCACGCTTACATGGGCGGCTTGTTGGCGCACACATTGAGCATGGTGCGTCTTGCACACGCGCTGGCGGCGCATTACCCTTACGTGAACCGGGATTTGCTGGTGTCGGGGGTGCTGCTACACGATATGGGGAAGGTGTTTGAGTATGGGACGGATGCCGGCATTTCCGTCTCCGACGACGGGCATCTTGTGGGGCATATCGTGCGCGGCGTGATCATCGTGGAAAAAGCGGCGGCGGAACTGGACGACTTTCCCGCGGACGCGCTGCAGCAGTTGGTTCACCTGATCGCTTCCCATCACGGACAGATGGAATGGGGCGCGCCGGTGACGCCCAAGACGCTGGAGGCGATTCTGCTACATCAGATCGATTTGTTGGACAGCCGGGTGCAGGGATTTCTGGACTTTTTGAGCGAAGATGCCGGCAACGACACGTGGAGCCAAAAACCCAGCCCCATGTTCGGCAGCTACTTGCAGCGCCCCCCCAACTTCGCTCCCAATGAAGCATAA
- a CDS encoding UbiX family flavin prenyltransferase, with translation MERIIVGITGASGVMYGIRLLQVLADLPTVETHLVMSTAAAQTIGLETDYTADEVMALADVTYRFRDIAAAISSGSFRTQGMVVLPCSMKTLAAIAHSFSDNLITRAADVVLKERRRLVLMPRETPLHLGHVRLMQQVIEMGAILAPPMPAFYHRPQTLDDIINQTVNRALDLLDIRLPQDLFARWRGGRASRDD, from the coding sequence GTGGAACGGATCATTGTGGGAATTACGGGGGCCAGTGGCGTCATGTACGGGATTCGCCTGCTGCAAGTCTTGGCAGACCTGCCCACGGTAGAGACGCACCTGGTGATGAGTACGGCTGCCGCGCAGACGATTGGGTTGGAAACGGATTACACAGCGGACGAGGTGATGGCGCTGGCGGACGTGACCTACCGCTTCCGTGATATTGCCGCCGCGATTTCGTCCGGCTCTTTCCGTACGCAGGGGATGGTGGTGCTGCCCTGCTCCATGAAAACGCTGGCGGCGATTGCCCACTCTTTTAGCGACAATCTGATCACACGGGCGGCAGATGTGGTCCTGAAGGAGAGGCGGCGGCTGGTGCTGATGCCGCGTGAGACGCCGCTGCATCTGGGGCATGTGCGCCTGATGCAGCAGGTGATTGAGATGGGGGCGATTTTGGCTCCGCCCATGCCGGCATTCTACCACCGCCCCCAAACCCTCGACGACATCATCAATCAGACCGTCAACCGCGCCCTCGACCTCCTCGACATCCGACTGCCCCAGGACCTTTTTGCCCGTTGGCGGGGCGGGAGAGCCAGCCGTGACGATTGA
- a CDS encoding pyridoxamine 5'-phosphate oxidase family protein gives MTIDLRTAALDYLQQHHVLALATRTADDLWAAAVFYVNSGFDLIFLSAGHTRHAHHLATHPWAAATIQDSISDWREIKGIQLEGPVQQLAGAEQEMAEALYRTRFPFLQDAPDPIQRAFAQVNWYRLTPRHLYLLDNSHGFGHRDQIF, from the coding sequence GTGACGATTGATCTCCGTACCGCCGCCCTCGATTACCTGCAGCAGCATCACGTCCTCGCCCTCGCTACCCGCACCGCCGACGACCTCTGGGCCGCCGCCGTGTTTTATGTCAACAGTGGCTTCGACCTCATCTTCTTATCCGCCGGGCACACGCGCCACGCCCACCACCTGGCAACCCACCCCTGGGCGGCGGCCACCATTCAGGACAGCATCAGCGATTGGCGCGAAATCAAGGGAATTCAACTGGAAGGCCCCGTACAGCAGTTAGCCGGCGCGGAGCAGGAGATGGCCGAGGCGCTTTACCGCACCCGCTTTCCCTTCTTGCAGGATGCGCCCGACCCCATCCAACGCGCATTCGCCCAGGTCAACTGGTATCGCCTGACGCCGCGGCATCTCTACTTGCTCGACAACAGCCACGGCTTCGGCCACCGCGACCAAATCTTCTGA
- a CDS encoding FHA domain-containing protein, with protein MSFGQIHLTHPDGRAVVIDINQAELTLGRAAEVDITLNDGLVSKRHARITVDAHGVWLSDLGSTNGTLVDGIRLTAHQPVHLQDGMRIELGDTRARFSAAPPILPPPPEATPAPMPAQPTTQPRLSKGTIAGILLFALLLLAVGVALFRSRATPSPENAGSTPAPTAMQADAPVAPPRLEPCTQPFMNNITPIGASAAAPAAGEIAAIPLFDLPFPYDGSNEHFGGTEAQFRRAAQPTQAGGRINSFFDHLYPLYPAPDEPGVVFGREPATAPTGGLVLPFNGQLSSNTYYSGHPGYDFAPYTSGQATTPVFAAAVGVVAEVGEHESGALYVRLVHTVPDVGQFQSTYWHLAADPFFAAMQGRVGETLPAGERIGTMGNTGWSTGHHLHFEVRFDANGDGRFTGDEVVDPFGFLPGPAYPQDPWAEAANFTDARGETYRHAPVPSRSLWVHSWGTRATVPLDGGGQMGAMGTDGGQTPPISLCAGAGSLPVGSTVYAAWSPDPPYTHEQVGVGSGCALSAFDAQGNAVTRFAPPVRVDLPVDLAALALLTADSAAIYWQETGSEQWARLDTVMDTAAGVASAYTDRPGRCALLGTPAVDMVPPTVTIAVTGAQGTAGAWYDAVTVAVDARDPGGVAQVRYSLDAGDSWLPYTQPFTLQADGVPADPPAEMVEDFGGGPGRFLVLVVAVDNAGNALTPPAYRLITIDPRQNPATLAMTASPASTACRPTATANVAANVRWGPGLVYDPVALLDAGQSAPIIGQNGDGSWWRLDLEPGARGEFWISGQVVSASCLEAGVPVVATPAPPTPTPTATPTETPTPTITPTPTITPTVTPTLPPDRVPPRVSVVYDPPRPDEGTVITFTARAEDNVGVTRLEIWVQGPGERQLALVQTCLDAPVCRYEGGPYAAGVVQFVAYAWDNAGNQGSSNIVSITVLKK; from the coding sequence ATGTCGTTTGGTCAGATACACCTCACGCATCCCGACGGACGCGCCGTCGTCATTGACATCAACCAGGCCGAACTCACGCTGGGGCGGGCCGCCGAAGTGGACATCACCCTTAACGATGGACTGGTCTCCAAACGACATGCGCGCATCACCGTGGACGCCCACGGCGTCTGGCTCAGCGACCTGGGATCAACCAATGGCACCCTGGTGGATGGCATTCGCCTGACGGCGCACCAGCCAGTCCATTTGCAAGATGGGATGCGCATTGAACTGGGAGACACCCGCGCCCGGTTCAGCGCCGCGCCGCCCATTTTGCCCCCACCGCCAGAAGCCACGCCCGCGCCGATGCCGGCACAACCAACCACACAACCCCGCCTGAGCAAAGGAACGATTGCCGGCATCCTCCTCTTCGCCCTGTTGCTCCTGGCCGTCGGCGTCGCCCTGTTCCGGTCCCGCGCCACTCCTTCGCCAGAAAATGCCGGCAGCACCCCCGCGCCCACCGCCATGCAAGCAGACGCGCCCGTCGCCCCGCCCCGCCTGGAACCCTGCACGCAGCCCTTCATGAACAACATCACGCCCATCGGCGCGTCCGCCGCCGCGCCCGCCGCCGGCGAGATCGCCGCCATCCCCTTGTTCGACCTGCCGTTCCCCTATGATGGCAGCAACGAGCATTTTGGCGGCACGGAAGCCCAATTCCGGCGCGCGGCGCAGCCAACCCAGGCCGGCGGACGCATCAACAGCTTCTTCGACCACCTCTACCCACTGTATCCGGCCCCGGATGAGCCGGGCGTCGTCTTCGGACGCGAACCCGCCACCGCGCCCACCGGCGGCCTGGTCCTCCCGTTCAACGGGCAGTTGAGCAGCAACACCTATTACAGCGGCCACCCCGGCTATGATTTTGCCCCTTACACGTCTGGCCAGGCCACCACGCCTGTATTTGCCGCCGCCGTCGGCGTCGTGGCCGAGGTGGGTGAACACGAATCGGGCGCGCTCTACGTGCGCCTCGTGCATACCGTGCCCGACGTGGGGCAGTTCCAATCCACTTACTGGCATCTGGCGGCGGATCCCTTTTTCGCGGCGATGCAGGGGCGCGTGGGCGAAACCCTCCCCGCCGGGGAGCGCATCGGCACAATGGGCAACACGGGTTGGAGTACGGGGCATCATCTGCACTTTGAGGTGCGCTTCGACGCCAACGGGGATGGTCGCTTCACAGGGGACGAAGTGGTAGACCCGTTTGGCTTCCTGCCCGGCCCCGCCTATCCGCAAGACCCGTGGGCAGAGGCCGCCAACTTCACCGACGCGCGCGGCGAAACATACCGTCATGCTCCCGTACCCAGTCGCTCGCTCTGGGTGCATTCCTGGGGAACGCGGGCCACGGTTCCGCTCGACGGCGGCGGGCAAATGGGCGCAATGGGCACGGATGGCGGGCAGACGCCGCCCATCTCTCTTTGTGCCGGCGCGGGGTCGCTGCCCGTGGGTAGCACCGTCTACGCGGCGTGGTCGCCCGATCCCCCGTACACGCATGAGCAGGTCGGTGTGGGCAGCGGCTGCGCGTTGTCCGCTTTTGACGCGCAGGGGAATGCGGTCACGCGGTTTGCGCCGCCGGTGCGGGTGGATTTGCCCGTGGATTTGGCGGCGCTGGCGCTGCTGACGGCGGATAGCGCGGCCATTTACTGGCAGGAAACGGGGAGCGAGCAGTGGGCGCGATTAGACACGGTGATGGACACGGCGGCGGGGGTGGCCTCCGCTTATACGGATCGTCCGGGACGGTGCGCGCTGTTGGGCACGCCGGCGGTGGACATGGTTCCGCCCACGGTGACGATTGCGGTGACGGGGGCGCAGGGGACGGCGGGGGCCTGGTACGACGCGGTGACGGTGGCGGTGGATGCCCGCGATCCGGGTGGCGTGGCGCAGGTGCGGTACAGTCTGGATGCGGGCGACTCCTGGCTGCCATATACGCAGCCATTTACGCTGCAAGCGGATGGCGTGCCCGCCGATCCGCCGGCGGAGATGGTGGAGGATTTTGGCGGCGGGCCGGGGCGGTTCTTGGTGCTGGTGGTGGCGGTGGATAATGCCGGCAATGCCCTCACCCCCCCCGCCTATCGCCTGATCACCATTGATCCGCGACAAAACCCGGCGACATTGGCCATGACCGCCAGCCCCGCATCCACCGCCTGCCGGCCTACGGCCACGGCTAATGTCGCCGCCAACGTGCGCTGGGGGCCGGGACTGGTGTATGATCCGGTGGCTCTGTTGGATGCCGGCCAATCAGCCCCCATCATTGGCCAGAACGGTGACGGAAGCTGGTGGCGGCTGGACCTGGAACCGGGTGCGCGCGGCGAGTTCTGGATTTCCGGCCAGGTGGTGAGCGCAAGTTGCCTGGAAGCCGGCGTGCCCGTGGTGGCAACGCCCGCGCCGCCGACGCCCACGCCCACGGCTACCCCCACAGAGACGCCGACGCCGACCATCACGCCAACCCCGACGATTACGCCGACGGTGACGCCCACACTGCCGCCAGACCGTGTGCCGCCGCGGGTGTCGGTCGTTTATGACCCACCGCGCCCGGACGAGGGGACGGTGATCACGTTTACGGCGCGGGCGGAGGATAATGTGGGGGTGACGCGACTGGAAATTTGGGTACAGGGGCCAGGGGAGCGGCAGTTGGCGTTGGTGCAAACGTGTCTGGATGCGCCTGTTTGCCGCTACGAGGGGGGACCCTATGCGGCGGGGGTGGTGCAGTTTGTGGCGTATGCGTGGGATAATGCCGGCAATCAAGGCAGCAGCAATATCGTCAGCATCACCGTGTTGAAGAAATAG
- a CDS encoding bifunctional (p)ppGpp synthetase/guanosine-3',5'-bis(diphosphate) 3'-pyrophosphohydrolase yields the protein MISAIDKAILFALRAHAGQRRKTGKEIPFIAHPFGVAMLLQRMGCAEEVVIAGLLHDTVEDTSVTMPQIEMEFGAEVARIVSYCTEPRGRWETRKQFLIDSLRHAPLEAKLLAAADKYHNLSHMLHNQEKYGTNMWLNFSRGAEKQAWYYRTVTDSILAGISDPAQYPIFGLLQDVVERLFAGIPATPVSSPPT from the coding sequence ATGATCAGCGCTATCGACAAAGCCATTCTCTTTGCCCTGCGTGCCCATGCCGGGCAACGACGCAAAACGGGGAAAGAAATCCCCTTCATCGCCCACCCATTTGGCGTCGCCATGCTGCTCCAGCGCATGGGCTGCGCGGAAGAGGTCGTTATTGCCGGCTTGCTGCACGACACGGTCGAAGATACTTCCGTGACCATGCCGCAGATCGAAATGGAATTTGGCGCGGAAGTCGCCCGCATCGTCTCCTACTGCACCGAACCGCGTGGGCGGTGGGAAACGCGCAAGCAGTTCCTCATCGACAGCCTACGCCACGCGCCGCTGGAAGCCAAATTGCTGGCCGCCGCCGACAAGTATCACAACCTGAGCCACATGCTGCACAACCAGGAAAAATATGGGACCAATATGTGGCTCAATTTCAGTCGCGGCGCGGAAAAACAGGCGTGGTACTATCGCACGGTGACGGACAGTATCCTTGCCGGCATTTCCGACCCCGCCCAATACCCGATCTTTGGCCTGCTGCAAGACGTGGTGGAACGATTATTTGCCGGCATCCCGGCCACACCCGTCTCCTCGCCCCCCACCTGA
- a CDS encoding NYN domain-containing protein produces MSNDVAILLDLDNAVIGAAEAHLTFDINLILDYIKKLTNGRLVFRRSYGDWRQHQNMPKVLAAAGFELQTTVNQMSKNLADMQMVVDAMETLIEGHDFDTYVLVTGDRDFMPLVQALRKRGKVVIGIGVKHTSSKSLMNLCDKYVFYEDLIAGMQLQDDQVEQLLKTALEDLLQNEPQAPASALKQTMHTLSNGSFNQSRFGKMSFTRFLEKYPHIVATTREDTTVYVRYPMAAKVEEPPSEPPPGQPMSEAEVVKLIKEALDRTLNSHERIRASVLKEEMRNLSDGRFDETLQGARSFGAWLKRYPNVVALQQKGTTLYVGRPTEVQQRMELHKEYQRVLKQHGIRVVPAKQRLLILKEIITALQVESPQMWRQIVETVYDKYAEQTDLSISKSLINDVLRVAERAEVITVDSGSRAFSTTATVSLTIAGNKPFQDAVMRCDAAYLRAVQQLATPFDLEEAAIALYDTSGYARYLKIVLNHYGSSTGSNHHNAAAN; encoded by the coding sequence ATGAGTAATGATGTTGCGATCCTGCTTGATTTAGATAACGCCGTCATTGGAGCCGCTGAAGCCCATCTGACCTTCGACATTAACCTGATCCTGGATTACATCAAGAAGCTCACCAATGGCCGGCTGGTATTTCGCCGCTCCTATGGGGATTGGCGACAGCACCAAAATATGCCCAAAGTGTTGGCCGCGGCAGGGTTTGAGTTGCAAACGACCGTCAACCAGATGAGTAAGAATCTGGCGGACATGCAAATGGTCGTTGACGCCATGGAGACGCTCATCGAAGGGCACGACTTCGACACCTACGTGTTGGTGACAGGGGATCGGGACTTTATGCCATTGGTGCAGGCGCTGCGCAAGCGCGGCAAGGTGGTTATTGGCATTGGTGTGAAGCACACGTCCAGCAAGAGCTTGATGAATCTGTGCGACAAGTATGTCTTTTACGAAGACTTGATTGCCGGCATGCAACTGCAAGACGATCAAGTTGAACAACTGTTGAAGACAGCCCTGGAGGACCTCCTCCAGAACGAGCCACAAGCCCCCGCCAGTGCCTTGAAACAAACCATGCACACCCTCAGCAATGGCTCATTCAACCAGTCCCGCTTCGGCAAAATGAGTTTCACTCGCTTCCTGGAGAAGTATCCCCACATCGTAGCGACTACGCGCGAAGACACGACCGTCTACGTGCGCTATCCGATGGCGGCAAAAGTGGAAGAACCGCCCAGCGAGCCACCTCCCGGCCAACCCATGAGCGAAGCGGAAGTGGTCAAATTGATTAAGGAGGCGCTGGATAGGACGCTGAATAGCCATGAACGCATACGCGCCAGTGTGCTAAAGGAGGAAATGCGGAATCTCAGCGACGGGCGCTTTGATGAGACGTTGCAAGGGGCGCGCAGTTTTGGTGCGTGGCTGAAGCGGTATCCCAACGTGGTGGCGCTGCAGCAAAAGGGAACGACGCTGTACGTGGGCCGTCCCACGGAGGTGCAGCAGCGAATGGAACTGCACAAGGAGTATCAGCGGGTCTTGAAGCAGCACGGGATACGGGTTGTGCCGGCAAAACAGCGCCTGCTCATCCTCAAGGAAATTATCACCGCCTTGCAGGTGGAATCTCCGCAAATGTGGCGGCAAATCGTGGAAACCGTTTACGACAAGTACGCCGAACAAACAGACTTGTCTATTTCCAAAAGCCTGATTAACGATGTGCTGCGCGTGGCGGAACGCGCCGAGGTGATCACTGTAGACAGCGGCAGCCGCGCTTTCAGCACCACTGCCACTGTCAGTTTGACGATTGCCGGCAACAAACCCTTTCAAGATGCCGTTATGCGCTGCGACGCCGCCTACCTGCGCGCCGTGCAGCAGCTCGCCACCCCCTTTGACCTGGAAGAAGCGGCCATCGCCCTTTACGACACCTCTGGCTACGCCCGCTACCTGAAAATCGTCCTCAATCATTATGGCTCTTCTACCGGATCCAATCATCACAACGCCGCCGCTAACTGA
- a CDS encoding class I SAM-dependent methyltransferase, whose translation MDAPPVCDYEGSDYRTRFWEGQGRDYEDQVERLALRRLMPPTGTTLIEIGAGFGRLADEYHGYRQVVLFDYSRTLLREARAYLGDDPRFVYVAGNWYQMPFVAGLFQTIVQVRTIHHAANVPALLTELARIAHPGGHYILEFANKHNLKAIARYWLRRQTWSPFTLEPVEFAALNYDFHPDWMRQKLRQAGFRPGPPLTVSHFRIPLLKKSLPTSWLVSLDRLVQPTGRWWQLAPSVFVPSRHPATGPAAVPGSFFACPDCGAPLGSVGLGELTCPGCDCVWGVRDGLYDFKEPLSATSVSRAGASGG comes from the coding sequence ATGGATGCCCCCCCTGTCTGTGATTACGAAGGTTCCGACTATCGCACCCGCTTCTGGGAAGGCCAGGGGCGAGATTACGAGGACCAGGTGGAACGATTGGCCCTGCGTCGGTTGATGCCCCCTACGGGCACAACCCTGATTGAAATTGGCGCGGGCTTTGGCCGCCTGGCCGATGAATATCATGGCTACCGGCAGGTTGTCCTCTTTGACTATTCCCGCACCCTGCTGCGTGAAGCCCGCGCCTACCTCGGAGATGATCCCCGTTTTGTGTATGTTGCCGGCAACTGGTACCAGATGCCATTTGTCGCCGGCTTGTTCCAAACTATCGTCCAGGTACGTACCATCCACCACGCCGCCAACGTGCCCGCCCTGCTTACCGAACTCGCCCGCATCGCCCACCCTGGCGGTCACTACATCCTCGAATTCGCCAACAAACACAACCTGAAAGCCATCGCCCGCTACTGGCTACGCCGCCAGACATGGTCGCCCTTCACCCTGGAACCTGTCGAGTTCGCCGCCCTCAATTATGACTTTCATCCTGATTGGATGCGGCAGAAACTACGTCAGGCCGGTTTCCGGCCCGGCCCTCCCCTCACCGTCTCCCATTTCCGTATTCCTCTCCTGAAAAAAAGCCTTCCCACCTCATGGCTGGTCAGCCTGGACCGTCTGGTGCAGCCCACGGGGCGCTGGTGGCAGCTTGCCCCCAGCGTGTTTGTGCCATCACGCCACCCCGCTACCGGTCCCGCCGCGGTGCCTGGTAGCTTCTTTGCCTGCCCGGACTGCGGTGCTCCCCTCGGCAGTGTAGGGTTGGGCGAACTCACTTGTCCCGGTTGTGACTGTGTCTGGGGCGTCCGCGACGGCCTCTACGATTTCAAAGAACCCCTTTCCGCCACAAGCGTATCGCGCGCCGGCGCATCAGGAGGATAA
- a CDS encoding penicillin acylase family protein, with the protein MSRMRRKSAPYLKRLLGSTLLTTGAAGASIAASHALRQFWRRPLRGLQGSYTLAGLSRPVEVIRDQWGVPHIYAQTEDDLFFAQGYAQAQDRLFQMDGNRRLGGGRLSELVGPPGLPTDRIARIFGWVRAGEAQIKGASVESRAAADAFARGVNAFINQGNWPVEYALLACRPQPWEPLHSALWGAVLAWGLSANWETELGRALLVEKLGPEKTADLTLTYDDSYQTILPSVRVGARLLAAMMDAYREAMRYLPLGYVPGGPNVGSNNWVVNGQWTRSGRPVLANDPHLAAIFPTLWYENHLVGGRYNVTGFTSPGVPGVIIGHNEHVAWGITNAFPDVMDIFLEQVHPDDPTLVREDDGWVKMTMRREEIKVRGRRQPLVLDVPYTRHGPVVSELIPGEHRTFSLQWNAFAPADHLQALLLLARATDWSSFREGLQAWGFPPQNVVYADVAGHIGYMMPGLVPIRPRGEGLVPAPGWDTAYDWQGWIPFAEMPTQYDPIEGYVVTANNRVVGDGYPHWLTAEWLPHYRSDRIIELIKMRAPLSLADHAAIQADAVSLFARRFQAVALPLLRAEPPATRLAAWALTVLSAWDGTMDAQRVEPSLFFALFTCYVESVVTQAVGSLSELLLGDGFLEGFPSNSFYNTSVELALRWLEMPAPGWVGDARALLVPSLTRALALLEATYGPDPAYWTWGRLHQVRLHNHLSRIPGLGKLWKPITLPMNGDSFTVNQAGMTPYFPPRPIHSIASSRMILDVGAWDNSLSVLPGGQSGHPASAHYQDGITDWHAHRYHPMLFSREKVEAAAARRLTLHPASATAVAESSAVSAAYD; encoded by the coding sequence ATGAGTCGGATGCGGCGCAAGAGCGCGCCCTATCTCAAACGCCTGCTTGGCTCCACGCTACTCACAACCGGCGCGGCGGGAGCCAGCATCGCCGCAAGCCACGCGCTACGCCAATTCTGGCGGCGACCGCTGCGCGGCTTGCAAGGTTCCTACACGCTTGCCGGCCTCAGCCGCCCCGTAGAAGTCATCCGGGATCAATGGGGCGTCCCGCACATCTACGCGCAAACGGAAGACGACCTCTTTTTTGCCCAAGGATACGCGCAGGCGCAGGACCGCCTCTTCCAAATGGACGGCAACCGCCGCCTGGGCGGAGGGCGATTAAGCGAACTCGTGGGGCCGCCCGGCCTGCCCACGGACCGTATCGCCCGCATTTTTGGCTGGGTGCGCGCGGGAGAGGCCCAAATCAAAGGGGCCAGCGTGGAATCGCGCGCCGCGGCGGATGCCTTTGCTCGCGGGGTCAACGCCTTCATTAACCAGGGCAATTGGCCCGTCGAGTACGCCTTGCTCGCCTGCCGCCCGCAGCCATGGGAGCCGCTGCACAGCGCCCTTTGGGGAGCCGTGTTAGCCTGGGGGCTTTCCGCCAATTGGGAAACCGAGCTAGGGCGCGCGCTCCTGGTTGAGAAGCTTGGCCCGGAAAAGACGGCGGACCTGACCCTCACCTATGACGACAGCTACCAGACAATTTTGCCATCAGTGCGCGTGGGGGCGCGCCTGCTGGCGGCGATGATGGACGCCTATCGTGAGGCAATGCGCTACTTGCCGTTGGGCTATGTACCGGGCGGCCCGAACGTGGGCAGCAACAACTGGGTCGTTAATGGGCAGTGGACACGGAGTGGTCGGCCCGTGCTGGCTAACGATCCCCACCTGGCGGCCATTTTCCCCACTTTGTGGTACGAAAATCACCTGGTTGGCGGACGGTACAATGTGACCGGCTTCACCTCGCCGGGCGTACCCGGCGTGATCATTGGACACAATGAGCATGTGGCCTGGGGCATCACCAATGCGTTCCCCGACGTGATGGACATCTTTCTGGAGCAAGTACATCCCGATGATCCCACGCTGGTGCGTGAAGATGATGGCTGGGTGAAGATGACGATGCGCCGCGAAGAGATCAAAGTGCGCGGACGACGACAGCCGTTGGTGTTGGATGTGCCATATACGCGACATGGCCCGGTTGTGTCCGAGTTGATTCCGGGGGAGCATCGCACATTCTCGCTGCAATGGAATGCGTTTGCGCCGGCTGACCATTTGCAGGCGCTGCTGCTGCTGGCGCGGGCAACGGATTGGTCGTCGTTTCGAGAAGGGCTGCAAGCATGGGGATTTCCGCCGCAGAATGTGGTGTATGCAGACGTGGCCGGTCATATTGGGTACATGATGCCCGGCCTGGTTCCGATACGTCCCCGAGGTGAAGGGCTGGTTCCCGCGCCAGGTTGGGATACAGCGTATGATTGGCAGGGGTGGATCCCCTTCGCGGAAATGCCCACGCAATACGACCCCATTGAGGGGTACGTCGTCACCGCGAACAACCGCGTCGTTGGTGACGGGTATCCTCATTGGCTGACGGCGGAATGGCTGCCCCATTACCGCTCCGACCGCATTATTGAGCTGATTAAAATGCGCGCACCGCTGTCGCTGGCTGATCACGCCGCGATCCAGGCGGATGCTGTTTCCTTGTTTGCGCGCCGCTTTCAGGCGGTCGCCTTGCCGCTGCTGCGCGCGGAACCGCCGGCGACACGGCTGGCCGCATGGGCGTTGACGGTGCTGTCCGCCTGGGATGGCACGATGGACGCGCAGCGGGTGGAGCCGAGCCTTTTCTTTGCCCTATTCACCTGTTATGTCGAGTCTGTTGTTACACAGGCCGTCGGCTCCCTGAGCGAATTGCTGCTGGGGGATGGTTTTCTGGAAGGATTTCCCAGTAATTCCTTTTACAATACGTCCGTGGAACTGGCGCTGCGCTGGTTGGAAATGCCGGCACCCGGCTGGGTGGGCGACGCGCGGGCACTGCTGGTTCCGTCGCTGACACGGGCGCTGGCGCTGCTGGAAGCAACCTATGGCCCTGACCCTGCCTATTGGACGTGGGGGCGATTGCATCAGGTGCGGTTGCACAACCATCTCAGCCGCATCCCCGGCCTGGGCAAGTTGTGGAAGCCCATCACGTTGCCTATGAATGGAGATTCTTTCACCGTTAACCAGGCCGGCATGACGCCCTATTTTCCGCCGCGGCCAATTCATAGCATTGCCAGCAGCCGCATGATTCTGGATGTGGGCGCGTGGGACAATAGCCTGTCGGTGTTGCCGGGGGGGCAGTCGGGTCATCCGGCCAGCGCCCATTATCAGGATGGCATCACTGACTGGCATGCGCACCGTTACCATCCGATGCTATTTAGCCGCGAGAAAGTGGAAGCCGCCGCGGCGCGGCGGTTAACGCTGCACCCCGCATCGGCAACCGCCGTTGCCGAATCGTCTGCCGTTTCCGCTGCGTATGACTGA